The Raphanus sativus cultivar WK10039 chromosome 2, ASM80110v3, whole genome shotgun sequence genome includes a region encoding these proteins:
- the LOC108824513 gene encoding probable protein phosphatase 2C 65 yields the protein MGVCCSKGTGTIVENGSDDGNEHGDAEAADVRDTNGSAIIRSNGSSKHVSMAIKQGKKEINQDPMTVWENFGGEEDMIFCGVFDGHGPMGHKISRHICDNLPSRVYIYVSREDEFVVLATDGIWDVLSNEW from the exons ATGGGGGTCTGTTGTAGCAAGGGCACAGGTACAATTGTGGAGAATGGCTCGGATGATGGTAATGAACATGGAGACGCAGAGGCTGCTGATGTAAGGGACACAAATGGTAGTGCCATTATAAGGTCCAACGGATCATCCAAACACGTTTCCATGGCAATCAAACAAGGCAAAAAAGAGATAAATCAAGACCCCATGACAGTCTGGGAG AACTTTGGTGGGGAGGAAGATATGATCTTCTGCGGTGTATTTGACGGTCACGGCCCCATGGGTCACAAGATCTCTCGTCACATATGTGACAATCTACCTTCAAGGGTCTATATCTATGTCAGTAGAGAAGATGAGTTTGTGGTTCTAGCCACCGATGGG ATTTGGGATGTTTTGTCAAACGAATGGTGA